A DNA window from Oxyura jamaicensis isolate SHBP4307 breed ruddy duck chromosome 31, BPBGC_Ojam_1.0, whole genome shotgun sequence contains the following coding sequences:
- the LOC118155498 gene encoding butyrophilin subfamily 3 member A3-like, with protein sequence MAVIFILVLVSTHQPIEGAGHDPLLVVDDYEDDGIRLKCFSERLFSQVQMLWTDSRGDNITGTPLTTGTSNVNVSSSIILKPGSGNSVSCKIIDKLLKTSTESSVVIADVFFPATSPWLAAFVVILLLSVFLVIAAFYKLRVNNKATTRALNAQKDIQQDINDLNDQLDEEQKHFQKETDDAMDKIEKTRNELEFWKARSNAVNITLDQKYKHPNLCINEEKNRVKSSIQKENALKMMVAATEGFSENEHYWEVEVGDQSEWELGVVNEEIRDALMSSTVNYVPGQNLLSLQFSQGKYILTDEEGVRNCKQCYVVGVFLDQKYKKLSFYDVEEKSSLGSIYYNFSGKLYPFFSPGSDGKWLGVRPVKTLNLLPSL encoded by the exons ATGGCAGTCATCTTCATCTTGGTGTTGGTATCTACACACCAGCCCATTGAAG GTGCTGGCCACGATCCCTTGCTTGTTGTGGATGATTACGAGGATGATGGTATTCGACTCAAATGTTTCTCTGAAAGGTTGTTTTCTCAAGTTCAGATGTTGTGGACAGATAGTAGAGGAGATAATATCACTGGAACTCCTCTCACTACTGGCACCAGCAATGTTAATGTCAGCAGCTCCATCATTTTGAAACCAGGATCTGGAAACTCTGTGTCCTGCAAAATAATAGATAAACTGCTGAAAACATCAACAGAATCTTCAGTTGTCATTGCAG ATGTCTTCTTTCCTGCCACCTCCCCTTGGCTGGCAGCTTTTGTTGTGATCCTACTCCTCAGTGTATTCCTCGTTATTGCTGCATTTTATAAACTCAGAG tgAACAATAAGGCTACAACTCGTGCAT TAAATGCACAAAAAGACATTCAACAAG atataaaTGATCTCAATGATCAACTGG atgaagagcagaagcattttcagaagg aAACTGATGATGCAATGGACAAAATTG agaaaacacgGAATGAACTGG aGTTCTGGAAAGCTCGTAGCAATGCAG tTAATATCACTCTGGATCAGAAATACAAGCACCCCAACCTCTGCAttaatgaggagaaaaataggGTGAAGTCCTCCATCCAGAAAGAGAATGCCCTCAAAATGATGGTGGCAGCTACTGAGggtttttcagaaaatgaacattACTGGGAAGTGGAGGTGGGAGACCAATCAGAGTGGGAGCTGGGAGTGGTGAATGAGGAGATTAGGGATGCGCTTATGAGCAGCACAGTGAATTATGTCCCAGGGCAGAATTTACTTAGTCTACAGTTTTCTCAGGGGAAATACATCTTAACTGATGAGGAGGGTGTAAGAAATTGCAAGCAGTGCTATGTGGTGGGTGTTTTCCTGgaccaaaaatataaaaagctttcATTCTATGATGTTGAAGAAAAGAGCTCTCTTGGATCCATCTATTACAACTTTTCTGGGAAGCTGTACCCATTCTTCAGTCCAGGCTCTGATGGCAAATGGTTGGGAGTACGTCCTGTAAAGACTTTAAACCTATTACCCTCTCTTTAA